In Passer domesticus isolate bPasDom1 chromosome 12, bPasDom1.hap1, whole genome shotgun sequence, the following proteins share a genomic window:
- the NDRG4 gene encoding protein NDRG4 isoform X2, with the protein MKVLRHKIELLTGLLLQEMTMAGLHELRFTEEKPLLRGQDAELDNSDVFLSTVDTDWKEHDIETPYGLLHVVIRGSPKGNRPAILTYHDVGLNHKLCFNTFFNYEDMQEITKHFVVCHVDAPGQQAGASQFPQGYQYPSMDQLAAMLPSVVQHFGFKYVIGIGVGAGAYVLAKFALIFPDLVEGLVLMNIDPNGKGWIDWAAAKLSGLTSTLPDIVLSHLFSQEELMNNTELVQSYRQQIGSVVNQFNLQLFLNMYNGRRDLDINRPGTVPNAKTLRCPVMLVVGDNAPAEEGVVECNSKLDPTNTTFLKMADSGGLPQVTQPGKLTEAFKYFLQGMGYMPSASMTRLARSRTASLTSASSVDGTRPRACTHSESTEAMGQINHTMEVSC; encoded by the exons ATGAAGGTGCTCCGGCACAAGATCGAGCTCCTGACAG ggctgctgctgcaggagatgacCATGGCAGGGCTGCACGAGCTGCGCTTCACCGAGGAGAAGCCGCTGCTGCGGGGACAGGACGCCGAGCTG gACAACTCGGATGTCTTCCTCTCCACTGTGGACACAGACTGGAAG GAACACGACATTGAGACCCCCTACGGGCTGCTGCACGTGGTCATCCGGGGCTCTCCCAAGGGGAACCGCCCGGCCATCCTGACCTACCACGATGTGGGCCTCAACC ACAAGCTTTGTTTCAACACCTTCTTCAACTACGAGGACATGCAGGAGATCACGAAGCACTTTGTGGTGTGCCACGTGGATGCACCAGGACAGCAGGCAGGAGCCTCACAGTTCCCTCAGGG GTACCAGTATCCATCCATGGACCAGCTGGCTGCCATGTTACCCAGCGTGGTGCAGCATTTCGG GTTCAAGTATGTGATTGGGATCGGTGTTGGGGCAGGAGCCTACGTGCTGGCCAAGTTTGCg CTCATCTTCCCTGACCTGGTCGAAGGGCTGGTCCTTATGAACATCGACCCCAATGGCAAAGGCTGGATTGATTGGGCAGCTGCCAAG CTCTCCGGCCTCACCAGCACGCTGCCAGACATTGTCCTGTCCCACCTGTTCAGCCAG gaggagCTGATGAACAACACGGAGCTGGTGCAGAGTTACCGGCAGCAGATCGGCAGTGTGGTGAACCAGTTCAacctccagctcttcctcaaCATGTACAACGG CCGCAGGGACCTGGACATCAACCGGCCTGGGACTGTGCCCAATGCCAAGACGCTGCG CTGCCCTGTGATGCTGGTGGTCGGAGACAATGCGCCTGCTGAGGAGGGGGTG GTGGAGTGTAACTCCAAGCTGGATCCCACCAACACCACTTTCCTGAAG ATGGCTGACTCTGGTGGGCTGCCCCAGGTCACACAG CCAGGCAAGCTGACCGAAGCCTTCAAGTACTTCCTGCAAGGCATGGGCTACA TGCCATCTGCCAGCATGACCCGCCTGGCACGCTCCCGCACGGCCTCCCTCACCAGCGCCAGCTCCGTGGATGGCACCCGCCCGCGTGCCTGCACCCACTCGGAGAGCACCGAGGCCATGGGGCAGATCAACCACACCATGGAGGTATCGTGCTGA
- the NDRG4 gene encoding protein NDRG4 isoform X1 produces the protein MKVLRHKIELLTGLLLQEMTMAGLHELRFTEEKPLLRGQDAELDNSDVFLSTVDTDWKEHDIETPYGLLHVVIRGSPKGNRPAILTYHDVGLNHKLCFNTFFNYEDMQEITKHFVVCHVDAPGQQAGASQFPQGYQYPSMDQLAAMLPSVVQHFGFKYVIGIGVGAGAYVLAKFALIFPDLVEGLVLMNIDPNGKGWIDWAAAKLSGLTSTLPDIVLSHLFSQEELMNNTELVQSYRQQIGSVVNQFNLQLFLNMYNGRRDLDINRPGTVPNAKTLRCPVMLVVGDNAPAEEGVVECNSKLDPTNTTFLKMADSGGLPQVTQPGKLTEAFKYFLQGMGYITHLKDRRLSGGTVPSASMTRLARSRTASLTSASSVDGTRPRACTHSESTEAMGQINHTMEVSC, from the exons ATGAAGGTGCTCCGGCACAAGATCGAGCTCCTGACAG ggctgctgctgcaggagatgacCATGGCAGGGCTGCACGAGCTGCGCTTCACCGAGGAGAAGCCGCTGCTGCGGGGACAGGACGCCGAGCTG gACAACTCGGATGTCTTCCTCTCCACTGTGGACACAGACTGGAAG GAACACGACATTGAGACCCCCTACGGGCTGCTGCACGTGGTCATCCGGGGCTCTCCCAAGGGGAACCGCCCGGCCATCCTGACCTACCACGATGTGGGCCTCAACC ACAAGCTTTGTTTCAACACCTTCTTCAACTACGAGGACATGCAGGAGATCACGAAGCACTTTGTGGTGTGCCACGTGGATGCACCAGGACAGCAGGCAGGAGCCTCACAGTTCCCTCAGGG GTACCAGTATCCATCCATGGACCAGCTGGCTGCCATGTTACCCAGCGTGGTGCAGCATTTCGG GTTCAAGTATGTGATTGGGATCGGTGTTGGGGCAGGAGCCTACGTGCTGGCCAAGTTTGCg CTCATCTTCCCTGACCTGGTCGAAGGGCTGGTCCTTATGAACATCGACCCCAATGGCAAAGGCTGGATTGATTGGGCAGCTGCCAAG CTCTCCGGCCTCACCAGCACGCTGCCAGACATTGTCCTGTCCCACCTGTTCAGCCAG gaggagCTGATGAACAACACGGAGCTGGTGCAGAGTTACCGGCAGCAGATCGGCAGTGTGGTGAACCAGTTCAacctccagctcttcctcaaCATGTACAACGG CCGCAGGGACCTGGACATCAACCGGCCTGGGACTGTGCCCAATGCCAAGACGCTGCG CTGCCCTGTGATGCTGGTGGTCGGAGACAATGCGCCTGCTGAGGAGGGGGTG GTGGAGTGTAACTCCAAGCTGGATCCCACCAACACCACTTTCCTGAAG ATGGCTGACTCTGGTGGGCTGCCCCAGGTCACACAG CCAGGCAAGCTGACCGAAGCCTTCAAGTACTTCCTGCAAGGCATGGGCTACA tcACCCACCTGAAGGATCGGAGGCTGAGTGGAGGCACAG TGCCATCTGCCAGCATGACCCGCCTGGCACGCTCCCGCACGGCCTCCCTCACCAGCGCCAGCTCCGTGGATGGCACCCGCCCGCGTGCCTGCACCCACTCGGAGAGCACCGAGGCCATGGGGCAGATCAACCACACCATGGAGGTATCGTGCTGA
- the NDRG4 gene encoding protein NDRG4 isoform X3 — protein sequence MPECWDGEHDIETPYGLLHVVIRGSPKGNRPAILTYHDVGLNHKLCFNTFFNYEDMQEITKHFVVCHVDAPGQQAGASQFPQGYQYPSMDQLAAMLPSVVQHFGFKYVIGIGVGAGAYVLAKFALIFPDLVEGLVLMNIDPNGKGWIDWAAAKLSGLTSTLPDIVLSHLFSQEELMNNTELVQSYRQQIGSVVNQFNLQLFLNMYNGRRDLDINRPGTVPNAKTLRCPVMLVVGDNAPAEEGVVECNSKLDPTNTTFLKMADSGGLPQVTQPGKLTEAFKYFLQGMGYITHLKDRRLSGGTVPSASMTRLARSRTASLTSASSVDGTRPRACTHSESTEAMGQINHTMEVSC from the exons ATGCCGGAGTGCTGGGATGGG GAACACGACATTGAGACCCCCTACGGGCTGCTGCACGTGGTCATCCGGGGCTCTCCCAAGGGGAACCGCCCGGCCATCCTGACCTACCACGATGTGGGCCTCAACC ACAAGCTTTGTTTCAACACCTTCTTCAACTACGAGGACATGCAGGAGATCACGAAGCACTTTGTGGTGTGCCACGTGGATGCACCAGGACAGCAGGCAGGAGCCTCACAGTTCCCTCAGGG GTACCAGTATCCATCCATGGACCAGCTGGCTGCCATGTTACCCAGCGTGGTGCAGCATTTCGG GTTCAAGTATGTGATTGGGATCGGTGTTGGGGCAGGAGCCTACGTGCTGGCCAAGTTTGCg CTCATCTTCCCTGACCTGGTCGAAGGGCTGGTCCTTATGAACATCGACCCCAATGGCAAAGGCTGGATTGATTGGGCAGCTGCCAAG CTCTCCGGCCTCACCAGCACGCTGCCAGACATTGTCCTGTCCCACCTGTTCAGCCAG gaggagCTGATGAACAACACGGAGCTGGTGCAGAGTTACCGGCAGCAGATCGGCAGTGTGGTGAACCAGTTCAacctccagctcttcctcaaCATGTACAACGG CCGCAGGGACCTGGACATCAACCGGCCTGGGACTGTGCCCAATGCCAAGACGCTGCG CTGCCCTGTGATGCTGGTGGTCGGAGACAATGCGCCTGCTGAGGAGGGGGTG GTGGAGTGTAACTCCAAGCTGGATCCCACCAACACCACTTTCCTGAAG ATGGCTGACTCTGGTGGGCTGCCCCAGGTCACACAG CCAGGCAAGCTGACCGAAGCCTTCAAGTACTTCCTGCAAGGCATGGGCTACA tcACCCACCTGAAGGATCGGAGGCTGAGTGGAGGCACAG TGCCATCTGCCAGCATGACCCGCCTGGCACGCTCCCGCACGGCCTCCCTCACCAGCGCCAGCTCCGTGGATGGCACCCGCCCGCGTGCCTGCACCCACTCGGAGAGCACCGAGGCCATGGGGCAGATCAACCACACCATGGAGGTATCGTGCTGA
- the NDRG4 gene encoding protein NDRG4 isoform X4: MPECWDGEHDIETPYGLLHVVIRGSPKGNRPAILTYHDVGLNHKLCFNTFFNYEDMQEITKHFVVCHVDAPGQQAGASQFPQGYQYPSMDQLAAMLPSVVQHFGFKYVIGIGVGAGAYVLAKFALIFPDLVEGLVLMNIDPNGKGWIDWAAAKLSGLTSTLPDIVLSHLFSQEELMNNTELVQSYRQQIGSVVNQFNLQLFLNMYNGRRDLDINRPGTVPNAKTLRCPVMLVVGDNAPAEEGVVECNSKLDPTNTTFLKMADSGGLPQVTQPGKLTEAFKYFLQGMGYMPSASMTRLARSRTASLTSASSVDGTRPRACTHSESTEAMGQINHTMEVSC, encoded by the exons ATGCCGGAGTGCTGGGATGGG GAACACGACATTGAGACCCCCTACGGGCTGCTGCACGTGGTCATCCGGGGCTCTCCCAAGGGGAACCGCCCGGCCATCCTGACCTACCACGATGTGGGCCTCAACC ACAAGCTTTGTTTCAACACCTTCTTCAACTACGAGGACATGCAGGAGATCACGAAGCACTTTGTGGTGTGCCACGTGGATGCACCAGGACAGCAGGCAGGAGCCTCACAGTTCCCTCAGGG GTACCAGTATCCATCCATGGACCAGCTGGCTGCCATGTTACCCAGCGTGGTGCAGCATTTCGG GTTCAAGTATGTGATTGGGATCGGTGTTGGGGCAGGAGCCTACGTGCTGGCCAAGTTTGCg CTCATCTTCCCTGACCTGGTCGAAGGGCTGGTCCTTATGAACATCGACCCCAATGGCAAAGGCTGGATTGATTGGGCAGCTGCCAAG CTCTCCGGCCTCACCAGCACGCTGCCAGACATTGTCCTGTCCCACCTGTTCAGCCAG gaggagCTGATGAACAACACGGAGCTGGTGCAGAGTTACCGGCAGCAGATCGGCAGTGTGGTGAACCAGTTCAacctccagctcttcctcaaCATGTACAACGG CCGCAGGGACCTGGACATCAACCGGCCTGGGACTGTGCCCAATGCCAAGACGCTGCG CTGCCCTGTGATGCTGGTGGTCGGAGACAATGCGCCTGCTGAGGAGGGGGTG GTGGAGTGTAACTCCAAGCTGGATCCCACCAACACCACTTTCCTGAAG ATGGCTGACTCTGGTGGGCTGCCCCAGGTCACACAG CCAGGCAAGCTGACCGAAGCCTTCAAGTACTTCCTGCAAGGCATGGGCTACA TGCCATCTGCCAGCATGACCCGCCTGGCACGCTCCCGCACGGCCTCCCTCACCAGCGCCAGCTCCGTGGATGGCACCCGCCCGCGTGCCTGCACCCACTCGGAGAGCACCGAGGCCATGGGGCAGATCAACCACACCATGGAGGTATCGTGCTGA